TCACCATATCGGTTGCACCGAAGACTAGGGGAGACGAGGAAGGTGATCCCTTTAAGCCTAGTAGGAAAATTCAGAGGAGTCCCACGATTGGTGGTAGGCCCGATATTGAAGTAGCAGAAGAATCGGTGGTGTACCGAAACTGGATTGAAATTAGCTCAAGACAAGACGGAGGTGATTCTACTTACCGGAAATCGTATCACAAGGTCAAGGACGTCAATATGGGCAAGTACCTGTTGATGACTAAATAGAAGGTTAGGTATCTTGGGGTGCAATAGgacaataatagaaaattctcaTTACATCTAGGAAAGGTGTGTGTCATGGTTGATACCCTAATAGGAGCGATTAGgatgtcgtgtaaaattaaggtaaaaataaggaacttgttaatttccgaaaaggagattgttctttttattttttactcaatttatacaattttttcggttcgcgatgatacactttcgatacttggattagttaagaatttttttattagactgactgaatgattttgaagggagcatttatattcttccaatcgttggagtgggagaaggttttgtttatacttagtgtaaaattcggagaacggctgaagtgatcgaatgccactcaggcggctgagaacgggtgctgaccggacggtcacacgcgataaagcgttcggaatttcggtttgttatatacagttgctcgaatttcgtctgtgacattCCCCCCTTCTTAGATTGAACTTGATCCCTCAAGTTTTCTTCAGAAGACTTTTGTGGAATCGTACTTGACGTGGCTTGAAAATTACAGCTGATTCCTCCTCTTCATCTGAGTGGTATGTGTTGGTTGGAATATAGATGTTGGGTGTTGAGCCCAGGGTGAGTGGTACTGGTGGGGCTGTCGCATTGTGGCTGTTGATTACAGTTTCATTTCGgcagcaaaataaattgatacattATTTGTTCGGTATACATTTCCTGATGCATTTGAATACCCctattttgtttaatccatatatacCTAGTATGCCTAATGCTATGTACCCTAATATCTGGAGCGTGGTTAGTCCCcaatactgtatatttttaattctgtgtTCGAAATTAAGAGTTTCTATCTCGTCGCctattttatcgatcgttgttttatagccttgtaaattatctattattttcggTGCTCGCTGGAGTTTATCTAATAGATGAGTGAaactatcgtttgttttgaGCGCTAGGGTTTTTGTTTTGATTTCGTATATGACttcgttttttgtttcgcCTATACGCATGTGTTCGTCTTTGTACAATAAATCGCAAGAAGTGTTAGCTCTTATGATGGAAGGCTTGTCAAGTTTTTGTAAGGTATGTTTCGTTTGGCAAATTGTGTCTATTTCTATCGGATTTGCTGGTATCGCAATGTAACAGTTGCTAGTTTTGAGCGGTATAAAGCTAATGTCTTCAATCTTaagtacagttatttgacaatGTTCAATGTgtggtttgaaatttattatttcgctgCGACAATCGGTTCTTGAATTTCTGTCATGGATTGGTAGTGTTTGTTTGCA
This is a stretch of genomic DNA from Bombus huntii isolate Logan2020A unplaced genomic scaffold, iyBomHunt1.1 ctg00000102.1, whole genome shotgun sequence. It encodes these proteins:
- the LOC126876899 gene encoding uncharacterized protein LOC126876899 — encoded protein: MQEVEPQAPPCTVTATGAKANSKRLAVSIENPRIVSDIRISDNVTISVAPKTRGDEEGDPFKPSRKIQRSPTIGGRPDIEVAEESVVYRNWIEISSRQDGGDSTYRKSYHKVKDVNMGKYLLMTK